GAAAGAAGATTCCTCGCTCGCTGCGCTCGCTCGGAATGACAACTCAAGGAAATCAAAATGGCTATCACGGCAAAGGACGTCGCCGCCCTGCGTGAGCGCACGGGCGCCGGCATGATGGATTGCAAGAAGGCGCTGGAAGAGACGGGCGGAAACGTCGACAAGGCCGTCGAGCTACTCCGCACCTCTGGAGCGGCGAAGGCCGAAAAGCGCGCCGGTCGGCAGGTCAAAGAAGGCATGATCGCCAACTACATCCACCACAACGGCAAGATCGCCGTACTCGTCGAGCTGAATTGCGAGACCGATTTCGTCGCGCGCACGGACGATTTCCAACAGCTCGGCAAGTGGATCGCGGAGCACGTGGCCGCGGCGGCGCCGCTCGCCGTCGACAAGGATCAGGTGCCGGCCGAGAAGGTCGAGTCGGAGCGCCGCATCTTCATCGAGCAGGTGAAGGCCGAAGGCAAGCCGGAGCACATGATCGACAAGATCGTCGAGGGCAAGGTGCAGGCGTTCTACAAGGACGTCGCGCTCATGCATCAGGCGTGGGTGCGCGAGCCCAAGAAGACGATCGGCGATCTCGTGAAGGAGACGTCCGCGAAGACCGGCGAGAACGTGCAGGTTCGGCGGTTTGTGCGGTATCAGTTGGGCGAGGCCTAGTCGTCATCCCGAGCGAAGCGAGGGATCTTGCGTCATGTTAGAGGGGCAAGCCACTCGACCGGGATGTTAGATTCCTCGTCGCTTCGCTCCTCGGAATGACAACCCGCATGACCTCTCTCAAATACCCGCGCGTTCTGCTGAAGCTGTCCGGCGAAGCACTTGCCGGCGACAAAGGCTTCGGATACGACTTCGACACGGTGAATCGACTCGCCGACGAAGTCGTTTCTGTTAAGGAGACCGGCGCGCTGCTCGGCATGGTGATCGGCGGCGGCAACATCGTGCGCGGGTCGCTCCTCTCCAAGACCGGCATGGACCGCGTCGCCGCCGACTACATGGGCATGCTCGGCACGGTCATCAATGCGATGGCCGTTCAGGACGTGCTCGAGCGAAAAGGCATCGACACGCGCGTGATGACGGCCATTCGCATGGAAGAGATTGCGGAGCCATACATCCGTCGCCGAGCGATCCGTCATCTCGAGAAGGGGCGCGTGACCATCTTTGCCGCCGGCACCGGCAATCCGTACTTCTCGACGGACACCGCCGCGGTATTGCGCGCCATTCAGATCAAGGCGAACGTGATCATCAAGGCGACCAGCGTCGAGGGCGTCTACTCGGCCGATCCCAAGCGCGAACCGAACGCCAAGTTGTACGACGAGATCAGCTTTCGCGACGTGATCATGGAGGAGCTCAAGGTGATCGATCAGACCGCGATCACGCTCTGCCGCGAGAACGCGCTGCCGCTGATCGTTCTCAACATCCACCGTCCTGGCGCCATCGTCGCGGCGATTCGCGGCGAGCGCGTCGGCACCCTCGTTCGATGAGCTCAATTCAACAAATTCTCAAGGATGCCCGCACGGCGATGGACAAGGACATCGCCCACGTCAAGCACGAGTTCTCGTCCGTGCGCTCGGGCAAGGCGTCGCCCAACATGCTCGACACCGTGCGTGTCGAGGCGTACGGCCAGCTCATGCAGCTCAATCAGGTGGCGACCGTCAACGCGCCCGAACCGCGCGTGCTCATCGTGACGCCCTTCGACAAAGGCCAGATCAAGGTGATCGAGAAGGCCATTCGCGAGGCGGGGCTCGGTCTCGAGCCGTCGGCGCAGGGCGCGATCATTCGCGTGCCGCTGCCGCAGATGAACGAGCAGCGCCGCAAGGACCTGGTGAAAGTCGTGCACAAGTACGCCGAAGACGGCCGAGTCGCGATCCGTCACGCGCGCACGCAGGGACGCGAAGGCCTCAAGAAACTGAGCGGCGTCTCCGAAGACGACGTCAAGCACGCCGAGAAGGAGCTGCAGAAAGTCCACGACGACTTCATTCACAAAATCGACGAGCTGATCAAGGCGAAAGAAGCCGAGATTATGGAAGTTTAATATGCGCATTCAACGAAGTTTACCATGCGCAGTCCGAGCGTAGGCGCGCGGCGCCGAAGCGAGGAACGATAAATTGGCGAGCGGTGAGCTAACCAAGCGCATTCTCTTCGGCATCGTCGCCGCTCCGGTCGCCATCGCCATCGTGCTCTTCGGCGGGTGGCCGCTTGCCGCGCTGCTCGCGGTGGCGTCGGCGCTTGCGGCGTGGGAGTTCTTCCGCATCGCGCGCGCGGGCGGACTCGCGCCACTCGACGACGTCGGCGTCGCCGTCGCCGGCATCGTGCCGCTCGTCGTGCATGCTCGCTATTTGCATCTCTACAACCCGGACGCGAC
This is a stretch of genomic DNA from Gemmatimonadaceae bacterium. It encodes these proteins:
- the frr gene encoding ribosome recycling factor is translated as MSSIQQILKDARTAMDKDIAHVKHEFSSVRSGKASPNMLDTVRVEAYGQLMQLNQVATVNAPEPRVLIVTPFDKGQIKVIEKAIREAGLGLEPSAQGAIIRVPLPQMNEQRRKDLVKVVHKYAEDGRVAIRHARTQGREGLKKLSGVSEDDVKHAEKELQKVHDDFIHKIDELIKAKEAEIMEV
- the tsf gene encoding translation elongation factor Ts; this translates as MAITAKDVAALRERTGAGMMDCKKALEETGGNVDKAVELLRTSGAAKAEKRAGRQVKEGMIANYIHHNGKIAVLVELNCETDFVARTDDFQQLGKWIAEHVAAAAPLAVDKDQVPAEKVESERRIFIEQVKAEGKPEHMIDKIVEGKVQAFYKDVALMHQAWVREPKKTIGDLVKETSAKTGENVQVRRFVRYQLGEA
- the pyrH gene encoding UMP kinase, with the translated sequence MTSLKYPRVLLKLSGEALAGDKGFGYDFDTVNRLADEVVSVKETGALLGMVIGGGNIVRGSLLSKTGMDRVAADYMGMLGTVINAMAVQDVLERKGIDTRVMTAIRMEEIAEPYIRRRAIRHLEKGRVTIFAAGTGNPYFSTDTAAVLRAIQIKANVIIKATSVEGVYSADPKREPNAKLYDEISFRDVIMEELKVIDQTAITLCRENALPLIVLNIHRPGAIVAAIRGERVGTLVR